Genomic window (Bacteroidota bacterium):
TCATTGACGAATCGTATCGCATGGAGGTCCTGCCTGGTTGGTGCATAGGAGCGGTGCCACGAGAGGCTGCTATCAACCGTAAACATGAGCGTACCGCTTCCACCACATGCATAACCATTCTTTGCGGATGTGAAACAGATCCGGCTAAGGCTCGCAAGACCACTTGTGGTAGTCGTCCAGGTTGCGCCGCCATCGGTGGATTGATAAATGGACGCCGTGTCGCTGTAGATCGTCGTATCGTGTGTGACATTATCCGTTAGCGTGGTCGTATCCAATCGTGTAACTGAATCCGCCAGTACGTAACAGGTATACGGATCGGGAAAGCTCGCGCTTCGAGCGTACTCGCCCCGGCGCATGGGGATGGCGCGTGTTGTCACCGATTCGAAGGTGGCCGTCGTAAGATACAATGCGGAATCGGTTGCAACATAAATGTCGCTGTTGAACTTATTGCGCCAGCCGAATTCCACCATCGGGCGTTTCGTCCCAAGTAGTGAGTCGCATGCACGCCACGTCGATTCGCTCACGATGACAAGCGATCCACTCGTATCGCCAACGAGCGCGGACGTATCGGAAATCATCAGCATCGCACTCACTGCTCGCAGGCCCGTGTGGGCTTCCTGCCACGTCGTGCCGGAGTCATGCGTGAAAAAGACGAGACTATCGCGCACGATCGCTCCCGAGGCCGCAGAGAAAAAGTCAATTCCGGCTCCCCCTCCTGCGAAGCGAAGCGGAGACGGAAGGGGCGGTTGATGATCAATCATCCACTGGGAAGTGATTTCAGCGGAGCAGAACGGCGCCACATGCAATCGCCTCCACTGCGTCTTGCTCGTATCCGATACGTAGATCAGTCCTGGCTCACCGACGGCATAGCACACCGAATCCACTTGGGCGACGCTTCGAATTAAACCGCACGCTTCGGCTTGCGTATGTTGCGGTGCAGCATACGCATGGGCTTGTTGCACGCGAGTTGAAACGCGCGGTACTGCTAACGACGCCCACGTGCGCCCGCTATCGAGCGATATCAGCACGGCGATGCTGTCATAGTATACAAACGCAGTATCATGCTCGATCTCGAGCGCAGTGAGGCTCGATATGCCGTGGTACACCATGTGCCATGTGGCGCCCAAATCCGTGCTGCGAAGAATATCGCCCGGCTCCCGAATCATCACGAGCGCACCATCGCTCATGCCGGCAATCGCCACAAATGCATCCGCTCCAATTGGATCCCAGGACTGCGCCATCGCACGCGATGGCATCGCCCACGATGCAGCAATGCTGCCGAGTAACGAGAGTCCGAACAATACCAGAAGCCGCCGCATCATGATGATGTGAACAGGGCACCGCACGCACTCACTCCTTCACAAACCGCGCACGCCGCCATTGCCCGATGGAAATAGGTGCTCAAAGTTAAAGTAATACTTTAATTCTCTCTTTTGAGTTGTCATTTAATGAACACCCTCTCCATTTGCGCAAGATCGCCTAAGTTGTCAATGAGCTAGTGAGCGACACCCGCCTTCATATTTTCCCCGAAAACGGTGCCTATCACCCGCAGAACAACATACAACATTCTACCACCATCGCGCAAGGTGCCCATCAAAGAATTCATAAAATTGTAGTGGCGGGATGATCGGCAGAGCGCGGTATGCCCTCACTCCTTCACAAACCGCGCGCGGTGCGTGCCATCGCTTACGTAATAGACGCCGGGGGGAAGTGAGGAGATATCCAGCGTGCCATCGTGATTTGGAACACGATATGAGTGCCCGAGTGGGTCGAAAATGACGACGTGCGAAAGACTGCGAGAGATGGTAACAAAACTTGTGGCAGGATTTGGAAATAGATTCTCCTTGTTATGTTGCTCCAATATTCGTCCAATAACGACCTCATTTTGAGAATTGGAAGAGAATGTTCGGCGATAGAGAGAGGTTGGATATTCAACGATCGCGGTCGTATCGTCTATGAAGTACACGCCCGTAAGATTCTTTTGTCCGCTTACGCAAAAGGGCTTCGGAAAATCTCTTATCCATGTTTTACCCGAATCGAATGTTTCGTAAAGCTCGGAATTGTGACCAGCTACGATTCCAAGCGATCCTCTTTTGTTGAACGCAATAGCAGAAAATAAACCTGTTGTAAAACCGACTTGTAGTGAATCCCATGTTGCACCGGCGTTTGTTGTTCTGAGAACGACTCCTCCCACATCGGCTCCGATGCCGAGATTGGGATCGATAAACCATGTGCGGCAATTGTTCATTGGATCTCCCGGGATGGCTCGGTGTTCCCAAGTCTTCCCGTGGTCGTAGGTTCGAAAAAGTGTGTGTCCCGGAAGAGAATCCGAAGCATTCTTAATATGAAGATATGCGGAATCCTGCCCCCAAAATGAGCCGCCCACAGCGAAGGACGTGGTTTTATTCTTAACAACGGCACACGAATCCCATAGACTCCAATGATAACCCTTATCGGTTGATGATGCAACGAGTCCATCACCCGAGAGGAAGAGCGTACCGTCGCTTCCCGTATCTGTCCGAACCCACCTATGTTTAATCCACTGATCGTTAGGTAAGTAAGACCAGGTAGCCCCATTATTTGTCGTGTAAGAAGCCGAATATGAGCTACTCGATGATGTTAGAAGTACGCCAGTAGAATCGGAGTCAAAGTCGATTCCAATATATATCGCGTTACTATGCGTAATGTCATCTCGGTTGTGCCACGTGTATCCACCATTGAGACTGATGTCCAAAGTAGAAGCAAGGCTGCGTAGCGAGCGACTGTTTCCACCAGCACGCGCGATGATACCGCTTTGAGGGCTCGATGAATTACCATACTGCTGAAGCAACCCACCAGTACTATCAGGCCGGAGCGGAACTTGTAACTCGTATATCGTCCCCTGCGGACCGCATAGAACGAGATTGCCATTTTGCCTGGGCCAACAGTCATGAAAGTACTGAGGCACGAACACATAGCCGATAGATGTGAGCCGAGCACTGTTCCAGTTATGACCTCTATTGGTGCTAAACTCTAAGAAGAAATTTCGATGAAGACTGATAATGACACTATCGTTCAAGTACTTAATGAAGGAGGGGTCAGTTACTTGGTTATCGACAACATATTTGTTCCATGTGGCGCCACGATCGGTGCTGATCGCAACAAAAGAATCGAGTCCGAGTGCAATATCACCCGATGGAGAGACATCCATTGAACCAATAAAGTCGTACCACCCTGGATTATAGGGAAGTGTCATTGAAGACCAATTCGAACCACCATCCGTGGTTTCGTAAAACGCCATCGAATCTCCTATGACATAGCCATGCCTTCTGCCCTGAAAATAGAATTTCCGGAGTCGATGATGTTCGCCAATACTAATCGTGTTCCACGTTGCGCCACCATCGATGCTCCGTTCGATCAGTCCCCCTGCTCCGCAGGCTAATAGTGTGTCCTTCGATAGCGCAATCACATTCCATAGCGATTGTGTTGTCGGCACCGCATTGCACTCCCACGTCTTTCCGCCATCGAGCGTTTTGTAAACGCGTCCGGAATCTGCTCCGGCATAACCGATGAGTGGAGTCAGGAATGAAATGGAATTTAGCCCGCTTGCTGTGTCCAGCACTTGTGGCGTCCATGCCCGTCCATCGTCGCTGCTCCATAATAGATAGCCTCCGCTGGTGGCAATGCAGATCCGGCCCTCACCGAATTGTTGACACGCCCGAAAATCGACATTGCCGATTGGCGTCCAATGCGGTTGTGAGTAGCAGATACTCGCAGCGAACAAGAAGCAAGTAAGGTAAAACGGCAAGCCTTTCATACCACTGATGAACACGGATGAGTACTGAAAGTCTCGGTCATAGTCATTCCTGCACTATGACCGAGACGAATAGATAGTTACTGTGAGCATCCAACGTCAATGCAGTCGGGATCGCAGTGAATTACATCGCCGAATATGACGGTGGCATTTGCCATGACCATAAGCCATGCCCAATTATTGCTTCACTGAATGCTTGACGAAGGTATGAGTTCTGGCGGTGTCCGAACCGGGGGCGGCGAAGAGGCGACCATAAAACCAAAAGCTTTTCTGTTCGGAATCCCGAGAATTCGAAAGGATCGAAACCTCCTTCTTAAATTCGCCAGGTGGATGATTCTTTTCCGAGAATCGAATAAGAAGGGTTGTCTCTTTGCCGGGGGCGACCAGACTATCCTTGAGAGCAACAACAGTGCAACCACATGACGGATGGCCGCCGGTGATGTGAAGCGTTTCGTCGCCCTCGTTCCGAAGCACAATGGCATGCTCCACTTCCCCGATATTCGGCACTAACCCGAAGTTCGTGTTGCTCGTATCAATGACGAGGAGTGGACCATGATGCACTGGATCGCCAGGCGAAAAAGTAAATGCACTACACAGGGCTAAAACCGAGACAACCAAAATGATCTTTTTCATAAGCCTTTTTTGAAATTGGTATGAAGCTAGTGCTTGACAAATCGCGAACGTGAATGACCATCGCTCACGTAATACACTCCTGCCGGAAGCCTGGAGACACTGAACGTACGAGAGTTTTGGGGAACACCACATGCGCGCCCCAAGGCGTCGGTGATCGTGAGTGCCGCCTGTGCGCCATCCACGGTAAGTTCGCCCGACGCAGGGTTTGGGTAAATCGTAAGCATGGCAGATTCTGGCGCACGCGCGCTAACGTCTGCAGTGGTGTGGTGTACAATGAAAATCCTTTGCGCCGTATTGCTTTCGTTCGTGGCGTTATACGCCGTTAAGTACATCTGATATTGCACTCCCCGCTGTGTTGGATTTGTATCCAGCAAATTGCTCAGGTGATACGATGTGGTTGTGATGTTCGTATCCCTCACAATCAGCGTGTCGTTTTGGGCAACGACTGAGCCCACGATTGTAAGGGAATACCGCGTTGCGCCCGGCACTGGATCCCACGTAATATCGAACGTCCGCGGCACGTCCGGCGGACTGAAGTGTGGATAGGTGATATTCGGAAGCCTTAGGATCCCATTGGGATGGTAAATTAGGACACCCCCATCCGATGAAGGAATCATGGCATGGTTTACATCTGGATAAGCCACATCTGTAAGTTCATCGATGTCTTGAGCATCTGCAGTGTAGTCTGAACTCATTTCAGTCCAGGTAGTACCTCCATCGGTCGTTCGCAGGATTAACCCTTCGTAGCCACACGCCAAACCGTGAAGTGAGTCGGCGAAGGCGATACTATTCAGCCCATCATGGACTGTGACATGCCGCGTGAGTACACGAGCCCAGGTGATGCCGCCATCGGTGGTCTTGTCGATTGTGGAGGTCTCTTCAAGCGTGTTGAAATCGATGATCATTCCCGAAGCGAAGCCCACTTTCGAATTAATGAAGGCGAATTTCGTTGCGAGCGTATTCGCTCTCAACACGGTGTCCCAGGTGATTCCGAGGTCTGTCGTTCGATAAAGAACACTATATGGATCGCTATTGAGGGCAGCCACCAACAGTGTGATTGAATCGAGATAGGTGATGGCGGGGTTGACCGGCCTATAAGTCGGTCGCTGATATTCAAACGGAGGTGTCGGGGTAGATCGCCATGAAGCTCCGCCATCCGATGTGAGCATTGCACGATTGGAAAGATAGGTGACGGTGTCGCCGACAAGGATCACGATATGGTTGCTATCGAGTGCCGCAATCGCCGTGATGAAATTGCCCGGCTCATTCTTCACATAAGAACCCATGGTTGTATCTTTCCATGTCGCCCCGTCATCCGTGGAGCGAACAAGATGCCCGACTGCATGGTCGTTGCACGCGACAAGAATCATGTTGTGAGTGGGATGGACAAAGCCTATATAGGAATAGGAGTATCGTAGCAGATATTTTGGTGAGTCCACCATGACGAACTTCCACGTGTTGCCGTAATCGGTCGTCAGCGGTTCGAAATCGGATACACCGTCCGCAATCAGGTATTCGTTGGAATCAAGAGCGACAATTTGCCCTTGAACTCCAATGGTGCGTGATCCGAGCAGCGGCCGGTGCAGCCAAAACGATTGTGCGGATGCGATGGCTGGCAACGAGTACAAAAGCATCATCAAAAGCAGAATTCGTTTGGTAATCATGGTACTTGAATTTAAGATCGCACTAATAGTAAAACACGCGGAAGTCCCTTAAGTAGCGGTCGGGGAAATCCCCCCGACCGCGACAAGTCGATTAATGCATCCAGGATGGGCAGCCGGAAGGATCGCCGCTCGGCCCTTGTGGCGAGCAACTCGGATTCCATCCCGGCGCTCCAGCACACGGAGGTGTTTGACCGCCGGGGGTGCACTGCCACGTTGTATGCACGCTCCGATCATAGCAAAGTTTGCGAACATGCGTTGTTGGAGTTTCACAGACCCAGTAGGCATCAATGCACCATCCATGGGCGTCGCAAATCTGCCAATTCCATTTACTGCAGTAAGCCCAGCAGTTGATGAAGTTTTCGTTCCATTGGATGGTGTTTCCATGACAGGTGCTACAATCCCCTGGGCACGGGCATGGACCTCCGCTTGGAAAGCCCGCCGGATTATTATCCATGAGCCACTGGCTTGCGGTTTGCAGTATTGTTGAGTCAAATGGGGCACACCCAGGATCGCAACATACGCCAGTAACTGCGTAGTCGAAGTTATGGGAGCTCGTAGAGCGGTAGATATAGCATATTTTTACAAAGCACGAGTCGCCATAGGCATCTACAGGGATAAATACACAGGTATCGGCTCCGTTCCAGGGAATTGGCGTGGTGTCATATTGCGCATCATCTAGTGGCACCTTTGGGCAATCACATGTCGGACATTGCGCGCGCGCGCCTATGCTAAGAAACATCATGCTACAACAAAGCAGCATCATAGCGGCGAAGGCCGCGAGTCGAGTATTGATTCTTTTAGCTTTCATAGCTGTTTCGATATTTGTGGATTGATGTCCCGCCGAGCGAAGCTGGACGGGATTAACTGACAATCTTCGGAGGCCGGGGTGCAAACTCCGGTCTTTTTTGTTTCTCATTGCCGCACCGGTCCGTTCGTCCCAGCTTCGTTTGCGATCTCAATGAGGCTCGGCGATTGCCACGCGACCTTGACCCATACGCCACTCGGAAGCTGCACGTTGCCGGAGTTCGGGTAGTTGACATTCACTCCGTTGACAGTTGCCGAAATCGCTGCGAAGCAGATGTTCTGCTCGTAGAAGCCGGTCGTTGTGACGTTGAAATCTTGCGAGCTACTCGTCCCAGACACGGTCACGGTTCCGAGGGAGTCCGTGGATGCATTATCGACGGTGAAGGTATAGCAAGTGGGTACGGGAGCGGTTGAGGGCGTGAGTGCGGGGGAGACCACCCCCCAGCCCCCTCCTACTGACGTAGGAGGGGGAGTACGAGGGGAAGCTGCCGTGACCACAAGAGCTATCGAAAGAGAGAGCACTGTTTTTTTCATGGGAAGAGCGTTTAGTTGTTTGCGAGATTTTCTGAATCGTAATGGGGCGTTGGCGGCCCCGAACGAGGCTGCTTCGCGTTGACACAGCGCAAAACTCGGAAGAGAATTGTCAATTTGCCGTTACCAAAATCGCACTTTTTTCCCGAGTGTTTTGGTTCTTATAGACAACATAAATTCGCTCTTATGCCTCAGGAGTCCTCAAAAACGCTGATCGAAACCTTTGAACTGGTTCATTTTTTCCAAAAACTTGCGCCAAAAAAAGTTTTGGGCAGGTTCAAGGATTCGAAAGACCGTGCGTTCTCGCTCTATTCCATTATTGCGAGAACTCGCCATGGACTCACGGACGATGAGGTGAAGCAGCTTGCCGGGATGACCCACTCCCAGTATCAACGAGCTATTTGGAAGCTAAAAGCCGCTCTCGTCGATTCCGTACTTGAACTCGATCTCTCTTTGGGCAACTATTCCGATCTGGCACAACGGCTCTTTGCGCTTGATCTTGGACATGCACGGGTGCGCATCCTCCATCGATTCGCGGCGGCATACAGCGCGAACGCGGAGGCGAAGACCTGGCTCGAAGAAGCAAAAGAATTGGAGCAGTGGCATCTTGCTATTTCATTGCTATCACCGCTGCTCAACTGGGCTTCACTCTCGGGCGACAAGAAAGAATACGACCGTCTCCGGGCCGAGCGGCGGCGGTTCGCCACCCTTCAGTCCGCCCTTCTAGATGGTGATGAAGCAAGCCAGCGGGCAACGATGGTCTTTGCCAAAAGCGGCGCGGAGCATCCTGAGATCCGCCCGATGCTCGATGCTGCGATCGCACAATTGGCCCCAATCGTGCGGGAACACGGTACGTTTATGCTGCAAGAGAAACTACTTCTGCTTCGCAAGATGGCGCAGCAAGTCACGACGGACTACAATGAGGCGCTGGCAATCTGCGATGAAACGGAAAAACTGCTCAGCGACTATCCACTCTTTGCAAACCGTTCTCGCAAAAGCCGCAACGCGCTCACTCGGTTGATGTGCTATGTCCAAACGCGCCGAATCAGGGATGCACAATATGTCATCGAAACTTCGCTCACGCTTTTTGACGAAGGGGATCAGAACTGGCATACGTTTCAGGAGTGGCACTTCATCTTGCTCATGCACATGGAGCGGTTTGAAGAGGCGCACGCCTTGATGGCCAAAGTGATGGGCCATTTCACCTTTGGCTCGCAGACTGAGGGTACTCGGGACAGGTGGAATCTCTTCCGAATTTATGCGGACCTCTTCACTGGCCGCGTGGTACCGGGCGAAAAGAAGCGAATGGACGAGAAGACGGGCGGACTACTGCAGCGTCTGCTGAGGCAGTTTCCGAGTTTCAAAGGCGACTATGAAGGCTACATGATGGCTGCGATCGTGCTGGAACTACTGATCGCACTCGACCGCAGAGAAGATCAAACATATTTGTTCGAGAGAGTCGAATCGCTCAAGGTCTACAAGTCGCGACACCTCGATCGAGAAACCCAGAGCAACATCTTCATCTCGCTCATGCAGCTAATGGTGGAGCACGATCTCGATGTTGCAGAGATCAATCGGATCGCCGCGCCCATGCTCGTGCGCATGATGGCGATCAAGACCATCGACAGGTTGCAGGCGCAGCAAGTCCTGCACTATGAAATGCTCTGGGCTAAAACGATGGAGTTGCTGCCAGCGTATGTTGCCGCACTTGCAGAGCGCCGCTTGCGGCAATGAAGCTACTTGCCAGGCTCTCCGATTAGCCAGGTATTACTCTTCCCGGCACGCTCTTCCATCTTCGGTGCGTTCGGACCGGGCCAGGTGTATTGCATGTAGTACCGCGTGCCGTCTTTTAGGTAGTAGTGATCGTGCTTCTGCCCGCCGAAGCCAAAAACTTCGCCGAGAGGGACAAAGCCACTTGAAATATTACCGCTCAAGGTATCGCCTTCTGACATTACAGTGTCCAGCGTCAATGGTCCTGCAATTACTGGCACCCTGGGCCAACTTGAACGGAGTGCACCCACTGCAGGATGGCCGTCACTGATAAAGACCGCGTTACCACCGATCAAACTGTCCGGGTCGAAATGAATGCAGGCTAGAGAGTTAGTCGTTTGTCCTGACCAAACAATCCCCGGATCGAGATCGTGGTCCCAGCCTTTGAGAAGAATCCCGTTGTCTCGAACAACAATATGGCCATGAATGACATCGCCCTTCGCACCAAAGACAGGGCCGTCGCTCTCAGATATCGTGAGATCGGGTTGGGAAAAGATCAATGCGGTATCGAGATCGATTGGTGGAATTTCAACATGAGGAATATCGCCCGGTGTGCCCACCTGAGCTGGTGGCAATAATTTGAACCTGTCAAGTTCTGGCAAAGCCATCGATTGGACGTTACGATCGCGCATGAACTCGCCAAGCTCAGGCAGCTCAAGGATCTGACCGCTTAGGGCCGTCGTAGGTTGAAGATTTAACTTCTGCAAGCCGCCATCAGCGGCGGGGACGCGCCACCCCTGCGCGAGTGCTGTCGAAGTAGTGAAGCCGACGACTAGAACCGCAATGAGAAATGCTCGAACCGTCTCAAAACGATACATGGCCAAATCCTCCGGCCTATCGAAAACAGGCCGGAAGCGATTAATTCCCGATCAAAATTCTCGATTTCCTTGCGTACACCCAAAAAATGTGCGATATTTGTATTGGAAATTTTAATCCCTGTTTGCACTTTAACATGGAAAGCAATATGCTACAACATACCCTACGTTCTCGCGTGGCTTTGGGTCTCGCGCTTGCGGCACTCGGCATGATGCCGATGCTGGCAAGTTGCTCGAACAAAGCGACCGAAGAACAGATGAAGACACTGCATCAACTCGATCAGCAGCGCGATGGATTGCGCAACGACCTCCAGAGCGCCCAGAACAACTTGCGCGATGCCCAGGGCAAGCTTGCCAGCGCCGACCGCGATCTGGCCGATTGCACCTCCGATACCCGAGCAGCCCAAGAGGGACTTACCCGATGGCCAAATGTTTGGGCTGACTCTGCCGATTGGCGCCTTGCTCCTCCGCCTGCTCCCGCGCCTGAAAAAGCGATGAAGGGCAAGAGAATGATGAAGAAATCTGCGAAATAAGAAAGGACACGACCA
Coding sequences:
- a CDS encoding YCF48-related protein, whose amino-acid sequence is MKGLPFYLTCFLFAASICYSQPHWTPIGNVDFRACQQFGEGRICIATSGGYLLWSSDDGRAWTPQVLDTASGLNSISFLTPLIGYAGADSGRVYKTLDGGKTWECNAVPTTQSLWNVIALSKDTLLACGAGGLIERSIDGGATWNTISIGEHHRLRKFYFQGRRHGYVIGDSMAFYETTDGGSNWSSMTLPYNPGWYDFIGSMDVSPSGDIALGLDSFVAISTDRGATWNKYVVDNQVTDPSFIKYLNDSVIISLHRNFFLEFSTNRGHNWNSARLTSIGYVFVPQYFHDCWPRQNGNLVLCGPQGTIYELQVPLRPDSTGGLLQQYGNSSSPQSGIIARAGGNSRSLRSLASTLDISLNGGYTWHNRDDITHSNAIYIGIDFDSDSTGVLLTSSSSSYSASYTTNNGATWSYLPNDQWIKHRWVRTDTGSDGTLFLSGDGLVASSTDKGYHWSLWDSCAVVKNKTTSFAVGGSFWGQDSAYLHIKNASDSLPGHTLFRTYDHGKTWEHRAIPGDPMNNCRTWFIDPNLGIGADVGGVVLRTTNAGATWDSLQVGFTTGLFSAIAFNKRGSLGIVAGHNSELYETFDSGKTWIRDFPKPFCVSGQKNLTGVYFIDDTTAIVEYPTSLYRRTFSSNSQNEVVIGRILEQHNKENLFPNPATSFVTISRSLSHVVIFDPLGHSYRVPNHDGTLDISSLPPGVYYVSDGTHRARFVKE
- a CDS encoding DUF1573 domain-containing protein gives rise to the protein MKKIILVVSVLALCSAFTFSPGDPVHHGPLLVIDTSNTNFGLVPNIGEVEHAIVLRNEGDETLHITGGHPSCGCTVVALKDSLVAPGKETTLLIRFSEKNHPPGEFKKEVSILSNSRDSEQKSFWFYGRLFAAPGSDTARTHTFVKHSVKQ
- a CDS encoding T9SS type A sorting domain-containing protein, which encodes MITKRILLLMMLLYSLPAIASAQSFWLHRPLLGSRTIGVQGQIVALDSNEYLIADGVSDFEPLTTDYGNTWKFVMVDSPKYLLRYSYSYIGFVHPTHNMILVACNDHAVGHLVRSTDDGATWKDTTMGSYVKNEPGNFITAIAALDSNHIVILVGDTVTYLSNRAMLTSDGGASWRSTPTPPFEYQRPTYRPVNPAITYLDSITLLVAALNSDPYSVLYRTTDLGITWDTVLRANTLATKFAFINSKVGFASGMIIDFNTLEETSTIDKTTDGGITWARVLTRHVTVHDGLNSIAFADSLHGLACGYEGLILRTTDGGTTWTEMSSDYTADAQDIDELTDVAYPDVNHAMIPSSDGGVLIYHPNGILRLPNITYPHFSPPDVPRTFDITWDPVPGATRYSLTIVGSVVAQNDTLIVRDTNITTTSYHLSNLLDTNPTQRGVQYQMYLTAYNATNESNTAQRIFIVHHTTADVSARAPESAMLTIYPNPASGELTVDGAQAALTITDALGRACGVPQNSRTFSVSRLPAGVYYVSDGHSRSRFVKH